One genomic segment of Nonomuraea coxensis DSM 45129 includes these proteins:
- a CDS encoding inositol monophosphatase family protein — MDATELLGTAVEAARSVGPRLREAFRSRPEVDTKRDFHDPVTEHDRAAEETIRAVIEARAPGSAVVGEEGGATGSGDLVWYVDPIDGTANFAAGLPYFCVSVAAAVRGELVAGVVHDPVRDDTFTASTEGAWCNGEPIRSRGAAGDREAVLLCGYPQPIDLDAEGEEALLRYGRFLRSFSTIRRPGSAALNLAHVAAGWSDATYGTWSHPWDVAAGALLVRRAGGVYLGDPLVKGDYLAHVGGFDLAGSALAEVSGRLRRDEPSPY, encoded by the coding sequence ATGGATGCGACAGAACTGCTCGGCACCGCCGTAGAGGCGGCCAGGTCCGTCGGCCCCCGGCTGCGCGAGGCGTTCCGGTCCCGGCCCGAGGTGGACACCAAACGCGACTTCCACGACCCCGTCACCGAGCACGACCGCGCCGCCGAGGAGACGATCCGCGCGGTCATCGAGGCGCGCGCCCCCGGCAGCGCCGTCGTCGGCGAGGAGGGCGGGGCCACCGGCTCCGGCGACCTCGTCTGGTACGTCGACCCGATCGACGGCACCGCCAACTTCGCCGCCGGGCTGCCCTACTTCTGCGTCTCCGTCGCCGCCGCCGTCCGCGGGGAGCTGGTGGCGGGCGTCGTCCACGACCCCGTGCGCGACGACACGTTCACCGCGAGCACCGAGGGCGCCTGGTGCAACGGCGAGCCGATCCGCAGCCGCGGCGCGGCCGGCGACCGCGAGGCCGTGCTGCTGTGCGGCTACCCGCAGCCGATCGACCTCGACGCCGAGGGCGAGGAGGCGCTGCTGCGCTACGGCCGCTTCCTGCGCTCGTTCTCCACCATCCGGCGGCCGGGCAGCGCGGCGCTGAACCTGGCGCACGTCGCGGCCGGCTGGTCCGACGCCACCTACGGCACCTGGTCCCATCCCTGGGACGTCGCCGCCGGGGCGCTGCTGGTGCGCCGGGCGGGCGGCGTCTACCTGGGCGACCCCCTGGTCAAGGGCGACTACCTGGCGCACGTCGGCGGCTTCGACCTGGCCGGCTCCGCCCTGGCCGAGGTGAGCGGGCGGCTGCGCCGCGACGAGCCGAGCCCGTACTGA
- a CDS encoding GntR family transcriptional regulator — protein sequence MTSNLAIDLDRSSPVPLYFQVAEQIAEAIRRGDLPPGSRLDNEILLADRLGLSRPTIRQAIQYLVDKGLLVRKRGVGTQVVHGQVKRSVELTSLYDDLRRSGQEPATEVLALEPRTADEDVAAILGVEPGADILYLERLRFAAGEPLAVLHNWLPLGLAQLTRADLQSRGLYELLRGAGVRMRVANQRIGARAASQAEARLLDERRGAPLLTMVRTTYDDQGRAVEHGSHVYRASLYSLEVTLIER from the coding sequence ATGACCTCGAACCTGGCGATCGACCTGGATCGATCCAGCCCCGTGCCGCTCTACTTCCAGGTGGCCGAGCAGATCGCCGAGGCCATCCGGCGGGGCGACCTGCCCCCCGGCTCACGACTCGACAACGAGATCCTGCTGGCCGACCGGCTCGGCCTGTCGCGCCCCACGATCCGCCAGGCGATCCAGTACCTCGTGGACAAGGGTTTGCTGGTCCGCAAGCGGGGCGTGGGCACGCAGGTGGTGCACGGCCAGGTCAAGCGCTCGGTCGAGCTGACCAGCCTCTACGACGACCTGCGCCGCTCCGGCCAGGAGCCGGCCACGGAGGTGCTGGCGCTGGAGCCGCGCACGGCCGACGAGGACGTCGCCGCCATCCTCGGCGTCGAGCCCGGCGCGGACATCCTCTACCTGGAGCGGCTGCGCTTCGCGGCGGGCGAGCCGCTGGCCGTGCTGCACAACTGGCTGCCGCTGGGCCTGGCCCAGCTCACCCGCGCCGACCTGCAGAGCCGCGGCCTGTACGAGCTGCTGCGCGGCGCGGGGGTGCGCATGCGGGTGGCCAACCAGCGCATCGGGGCGCGCGCCGCCTCCCAGGCCGAGGCCCGGCTGCTGGACGAGCGCCGCGGCGCCCCGCTGCTCACCATGGTCCGCACCACCTACGACGACCAGGGCCGGGCGGTCGAGCACGGCTCGCACGTCTACCGCGCCTCGCTCTACTCGCTGGAGGTCACGCTCATCGAGCGATGA
- a CDS encoding fused response regulator/phosphatase has translation MSDATPSRATILVVDDTPTKLYILSSWLRRAGYEVVEATGGLEALHRIADLHPDLVVLDVRLPDISGYEVCERIKSDPATSSIPVIQISGAAITAADRALGLHRGADGYLAEPIEPDEFVATVEAALRYHRARQRAERLAARLGALTDLTLAMNAAQTFDELLSTAVSGTSRILGRKAGVVALAPDGRTRRLTALPPEGTPTFRTVQPSVLELLGERALGQRAGTEFLIIPHDYWSAIAPDTPSRLDITAVLSRTKRDRPPVLLGVEPDPELDEDELSMLRQLGQAVALAVEALRAYAEEHAIALTLQRSLLPSRVPRVPGLDIVWRYQPAVDNVEVGGDFYEVLELGEKVLVAVGDVQGHSLLAATVMAELRHALRASLIGKVELDQSLSLLNDVLRRYHPRMTATVCLTLLDPVTGEAQIANAGHIPPLLLDGDGGARYHERFGNLLLGVAEEVYRIDRVVVPPGGSVLMFTDGLVEDRDKYLDDSLEIARRAAEEIGDDMDEAAGRLIDTFGAREDDVALVIVRRHPPLIAR, from the coding sequence ATGAGTGACGCGACGCCGTCGAGGGCGACGATCCTCGTCGTCGACGACACCCCGACCAAGCTCTACATCCTGTCGAGCTGGCTGCGCCGGGCCGGGTACGAGGTCGTCGAGGCCACCGGCGGCCTGGAGGCGCTGCACCGCATCGCCGACCTCCACCCCGACCTGGTGGTGCTCGACGTCCGGCTGCCGGACATCTCCGGCTACGAGGTGTGCGAGCGCATCAAGAGCGACCCCGCGACCTCCTCGATCCCCGTGATCCAGATCTCCGGAGCGGCGATCACCGCCGCCGACCGGGCGCTCGGCCTGCACCGCGGCGCCGACGGCTACCTGGCCGAGCCGATCGAGCCGGACGAGTTCGTCGCCACCGTGGAGGCGGCCCTGCGCTACCACCGGGCACGGCAGCGGGCCGAGCGCCTGGCCGCCCGCCTCGGCGCGCTCACCGACCTCACCCTGGCGATGAACGCCGCCCAGACCTTCGACGAGCTGCTGTCGACCGCCGTCTCGGGCACCAGCCGCATCCTGGGGCGCAAGGCCGGGGTGGTGGCCCTCGCGCCCGACGGGCGCACCAGGCGGCTGACCGCGCTGCCCCCGGAGGGGACCCCCACGTTCAGGACGGTCCAGCCCTCCGTGCTGGAGCTGCTCGGCGAGCGGGCCCTCGGCCAGCGGGCCGGCACCGAGTTCCTCATCATCCCGCACGACTACTGGTCGGCGATCGCGCCCGACACGCCGTCCCGGCTCGACATCACGGCCGTGCTGTCGCGCACCAAGCGCGACCGGCCGCCCGTCCTGCTCGGCGTGGAGCCGGACCCCGAGCTGGACGAGGACGAGCTGAGCATGCTGCGCCAGCTCGGCCAGGCCGTGGCGCTGGCGGTGGAGGCGCTGCGCGCCTACGCCGAGGAGCACGCCATCGCGCTGACCCTGCAGCGCAGCCTGCTGCCCTCGCGCGTCCCCCGGGTGCCGGGGCTCGACATCGTCTGGCGCTACCAGCCCGCGGTGGACAACGTCGAGGTGGGCGGCGACTTCTACGAGGTGCTGGAGCTGGGCGAGAAGGTCCTGGTCGCGGTCGGCGACGTCCAGGGCCACTCGCTGCTGGCCGCCACCGTGATGGCCGAGCTGCGCCACGCGCTGCGCGCCTCGCTCATCGGCAAGGTGGAGCTCGACCAGTCGTTGTCGCTGCTCAACGACGTGCTGCGCCGCTACCACCCGCGGATGACCGCGACCGTGTGCCTGACGCTGCTCGACCCGGTGACCGGCGAGGCGCAGATCGCCAACGCCGGCCACATCCCGCCGCTGCTGCTCGACGGCGACGGCGGGGCCCGCTACCACGAGCGCTTCGGCAACCTGCTCCTGGGTGTCGCCGAGGAGGTCTACCGGATCGACCGGGTCGTGGTGCCGCCGGGCGGCTCGGTGCTGATGTTCACCGACGGGCTCGTCGAGGACCGTGACAAGTATCTCGACGACAGCCTGGAGATCGCCCGGCGTGCCGCGGAGGAGATCGGCGACGACATGGACGAGGCGGCCGGCCGGCTCATCGACACCTTCGGCGCGCGCGAGGACGACGTCGCCTTGGTGATCGTCCGCCGCCACCCTCCGCTCATCGCTCGATGA
- a CDS encoding ATP-binding response regulator — protein MRAAQLATVTVAGEADVFAMRQMGREVAAVLGMSQQDQIRVATALSELGREIVIEGAAGMVVAFALDLGDLVMEVSFSDAAARHVAEGVTMAGRLMDMVDTGERGRVVLRKRLPASASALSAAQVRAQVNALAPASALDELRQQNHELASTLEAVRQLNAELEETNHGVMALYNQLSAELEETNRGVVALYAELDEKSMQLREASDAKNRFWATVSHELRTPLNSIIGLVRLLTGPGGDPLGEEQARQVELIGSSAETLLALVSELLDIGKAESGRLDPQLTTVDLVALAERLRMTMGPAQSTDRVTLRVSVPPPPFTMPADEAMLTRILRNLLANSLKFTQEGEVVLEVAHDLAASETVFTVTDTGIGIPAEHLERVFEEFYQVPGPAQTRAKGTGLGLAYARRLAEAMGGTLTLASTVGEGTTAVLRLPYEPHDVPVVRRVLIADDDENFRAGVRRMLTGFAAHIDEAPDGAAALAAMAAAPPDLALLDLLMPGLDGTAVLQRMADDERLRDVPVIIVTLAQAHRRPERAEAVLGKQGLRRDVLLNAIRQALGSRDE, from the coding sequence GTGAGGGCGGCCCAGCTGGCCACGGTCACCGTCGCGGGCGAGGCGGACGTCTTCGCCATGCGCCAGATGGGCCGCGAGGTCGCCGCCGTGCTCGGCATGTCCCAGCAGGACCAGATCCGGGTGGCGACCGCGCTCAGCGAGCTGGGCAGGGAGATCGTCATCGAGGGCGCGGCCGGCATGGTCGTCGCCTTCGCCCTCGACCTCGGCGACCTCGTGATGGAGGTGAGCTTCTCCGACGCCGCCGCGCGCCACGTCGCCGAGGGCGTCACCATGGCCGGGCGGCTCATGGACATGGTCGACACCGGCGAGCGCGGCCGGGTGGTCCTGCGCAAGCGGCTGCCGGCGAGCGCGTCCGCGCTGTCGGCCGCCCAGGTCCGCGCCCAGGTCAACGCCCTGGCGCCGGCCAGCGCGCTGGACGAGCTGCGCCAGCAGAACCACGAGCTCGCCTCGACCCTGGAGGCGGTCCGCCAGCTCAACGCCGAGCTGGAGGAGACCAACCACGGGGTCATGGCGCTGTACAACCAGCTCTCCGCCGAGCTGGAGGAGACCAACCGCGGCGTCGTCGCCCTCTACGCCGAGCTGGACGAGAAGTCCATGCAACTGCGCGAGGCCAGCGACGCCAAGAACCGCTTCTGGGCCACGGTCAGCCACGAGCTGCGCACGCCGCTCAACTCGATCATCGGCCTGGTCCGGCTGCTGACCGGACCCGGCGGGGACCCGCTGGGCGAGGAGCAGGCGCGGCAGGTCGAGCTGATCGGCTCCTCGGCCGAGACCCTGCTCGCCCTGGTCAGCGAGCTGCTCGACATCGGCAAGGCCGAGTCGGGACGGCTCGACCCGCAGCTCACCACCGTCGACCTCGTCGCCCTGGCCGAACGGCTGCGCATGACCATGGGCCCGGCGCAGAGCACCGACCGGGTCACGCTGCGCGTGAGCGTCCCGCCGCCGCCGTTCACCATGCCGGCCGACGAGGCGATGCTCACCAGGATCCTGCGCAACCTGCTGGCCAACAGCCTGAAGTTCACCCAGGAGGGCGAGGTCGTGCTGGAGGTGGCCCACGACCTGGCCGCCAGCGAGACGGTCTTCACCGTCACCGACACGGGGATCGGCATCCCCGCCGAACACCTGGAACGGGTCTTCGAGGAGTTCTACCAGGTGCCGGGGCCCGCGCAGACCCGCGCCAAGGGCACCGGGCTCGGCCTGGCGTACGCGCGGCGGCTGGCCGAGGCGATGGGCGGCACCCTGACGCTGGCCAGCACGGTGGGAGAGGGCACCACTGCGGTGCTCCGGCTGCCGTACGAGCCGCACGACGTGCCCGTCGTGCGGCGCGTCCTCATCGCCGACGACGACGAGAACTTCCGCGCTGGGGTGCGGCGCATGCTCACCGGGTTCGCCGCGCACATCGACGAGGCGCCCGACGGCGCCGCCGCGCTCGCCGCGATGGCCGCCGCGCCGCCCGACCTGGCCCTGCTGGACCTGCTCATGCCCGGCCTCGACGGCACCGCCGTCCTGCAGCGCATGGCCGACGACGAGCGGCTGCGGGACGTGCCCGTGATCATCGTGACGCTCGCGCAGGCGCACCGCCGCCCCGAGCGGGCCGAGGCCGTGCTCGGCAAGCAGGGGCTGCGCAGGGACGTGCTGCTGAACGCCATCCGCCAGGCCCTGGGGAGCCGTGATGAGTGA
- a CDS encoding SpoIIE family protein phosphatase → MIRSGDQPWVRIEDDSAIGAARRAATTMAEACGFGEHDRGRVAVAVSEAASNLVKHAVEGMMLIRAHPESATAVEVIALDKGPGIRDVRSAVRDGYSTAGTLGVGLGGITRMASAHEVYSLPGRGTVVTMCFTAAGAPAPVSRVSGLTRPIGEEIVSGDAFAYVEGGDTAIGLLCDGLGHGPAAAAASREAVRVFEHQHDLPVLELLERVHKALTGTRGGAVAIARLDRARGTVRYAGLGNVSGWIVHAEGRQGMISVPGIAGHQRSRLREYEYTVPPHSVLVMHSDGLSDRWDPVSFPGLAARSPAVVAATLLRDAGTRRDDAAVLAVGTAP, encoded by the coding sequence ATGATCCGCTCCGGGGACCAGCCCTGGGTCCGCATCGAGGACGACAGCGCCATCGGGGCGGCCCGCCGGGCCGCCACGACGATGGCGGAGGCGTGCGGCTTCGGCGAGCACGACCGCGGGCGGGTCGCCGTCGCCGTCAGCGAGGCGGCCTCCAACCTGGTCAAGCACGCCGTCGAGGGCATGATGCTGATCCGGGCGCATCCCGAGTCGGCGACCGCCGTCGAGGTGATCGCCCTGGACAAGGGGCCGGGCATCCGCGACGTGCGCAGCGCGGTGCGGGACGGCTACTCCACGGCGGGCACCCTCGGCGTCGGCCTCGGCGGGATCACCAGAATGGCTTCGGCCCACGAGGTCTACTCGCTGCCCGGCCGTGGCACTGTGGTGACCATGTGCTTCACCGCCGCCGGCGCGCCGGCCCCCGTCTCCCGGGTGAGCGGGCTGACCCGCCCCATCGGGGAGGAGATCGTCTCGGGGGACGCCTTCGCGTACGTCGAGGGTGGCGACACCGCGATCGGCCTGCTGTGCGACGGACTCGGCCACGGCCCCGCCGCGGCCGCCGCCTCCCGCGAGGCGGTGCGGGTCTTCGAGCACCAGCACGATCTCCCTGTGCTGGAGCTGCTGGAGCGCGTCCACAAGGCGCTGACGGGCACCAGGGGCGGCGCCGTGGCCATCGCCCGGCTCGACCGCGCGCGCGGGACGGTCCGCTACGCCGGGCTCGGCAACGTCTCGGGCTGGATCGTGCACGCCGAGGGCCGGCAGGGCATGATCTCCGTGCCGGGCATCGCCGGGCACCAGCGCAGCCGCCTGCGCGAGTACGAGTACACCGTCCCCCCGCACAGCGTGCTCGTCATGCACTCCGACGGGCTCTCCGACCGCTGGGACCCGGTCTCCTTCCCCGGCCTGGCCGCCCGCTCCCCGGCCGTCGTGGCCGCCACCCTGCTGCGGGACGCCGGCACGCGCAGGGACGACGCCGCCGTGCTCGCCGTGGGGACGGCCCCATGA
- a CDS encoding anti-sigma regulatory factor, whose product MTSVIELAIAGNSDVVIVRQQVRNSAQQVGLSLVDQTKLVTAASELARNALIYAGGGRVRIEVVNNGVRDGLRLDFTDEGPGIPDLDQALTDGWSTGGGLGLGLSGSRRLVDEFDLDSKTGEGTRVTVIKWAR is encoded by the coding sequence GTGACGTCCGTCATCGAGCTCGCCATCGCGGGCAACAGCGACGTGGTCATCGTGCGCCAGCAGGTGCGTAACAGCGCCCAGCAGGTCGGCCTGTCGCTGGTGGACCAGACCAAACTGGTCACCGCGGCCAGCGAGCTCGCCCGGAACGCCCTGATCTACGCCGGGGGCGGCCGGGTGCGGATCGAGGTCGTCAACAACGGCGTACGCGACGGCCTGCGCCTGGACTTCACCGACGAGGGCCCCGGCATCCCCGACCTGGACCAGGCCCTGACCGACGGCTGGTCCACGGGCGGCGGCCTCGGCCTCGGGCTGAGCGGCTCGCGCCGGCTCGTCGACGAGTTCGACCTGGACTCCAAGACCGGCGAAGGGACCCGGGTCACAGTGATCAAGTGGGCGCGATGA
- a CDS encoding STAS domain-containing protein yields the protein MERVPVLKLGDLLIVSIQIDLQDQSVLMLQEDLADAIVESRARGVIIDITAVEIVDSFIGRMLSTIASISRMLDAETIVVGMRPAVAITLVELGLSLGGVRTALNLEKGVAMLKERDGADAAAVPE from the coding sequence ATGGAACGTGTCCCCGTTCTCAAGCTCGGCGACCTCCTCATCGTCTCGATCCAGATAGACCTGCAGGACCAGAGCGTGCTCATGCTCCAGGAGGACCTGGCGGACGCGATCGTCGAGAGCCGGGCCCGCGGCGTGATCATCGACATCACCGCCGTGGAGATCGTCGACTCCTTCATCGGCCGCATGCTCTCGACCATCGCCTCGATCTCCCGCATGCTGGACGCGGAGACCATCGTCGTGGGCATGCGCCCGGCGGTCGCGATCACGCTGGTCGAGCTGGGCCTGTCGCTCGGCGGCGTCCGCACCGCCCTCAACCTGGAGAAGGGCGTCGCGATGCTCAAGGAGCGCGACGGAGCCGACGCGGCAGCGGTGCCGGAGTGA
- a CDS encoding STAS domain-containing protein: MTAHGDAGQLRMKELLREREETVLKRWTDIAGATVGGRADRSVLAGRLREIYHALTQFIGEGGDASDLRGLLADLSRAQAREGFTPSETAAVVFGLKEAVYALIESEDDAATLRGYIWLSGHIDDLGLFTFETFVSARERIITDQAEQLLELSTPVVKLWDGILAVPLVGTLDSARTQVVMEKLLQGLVETGSEHAVIDITGVPAVDTQVAQHLLKAVVAARLMGAECVISGIRPQIAHTIVTLGIEFGDIVTKSSLADALAYALRKSGVQVTQRADKHVVVGLERA, from the coding sequence TTGACAGCTCACGGCGACGCCGGCCAGCTCCGCATGAAGGAACTCCTGCGGGAGCGGGAGGAGACCGTCCTCAAGCGCTGGACCGACATCGCGGGCGCCACCGTCGGTGGCAGGGCGGACCGCAGCGTGCTGGCCGGGCGGCTGCGCGAGATCTACCACGCGCTCACGCAGTTCATCGGAGAGGGAGGGGACGCCTCCGACCTGCGCGGACTGCTCGCCGACCTGTCACGGGCCCAGGCACGGGAGGGCTTCACGCCGTCGGAGACCGCCGCCGTGGTGTTCGGACTGAAGGAGGCGGTGTACGCGCTGATCGAGTCCGAGGACGACGCGGCGACCCTGCGCGGCTACATCTGGCTGTCGGGGCACATCGACGACCTGGGCCTGTTCACGTTCGAGACCTTCGTCAGCGCCCGCGAGCGGATCATCACCGACCAGGCCGAGCAGCTCCTGGAGCTGTCCACGCCGGTGGTCAAGCTGTGGGACGGCATCCTCGCGGTGCCGCTGGTCGGCACGCTCGACTCCGCCCGTACGCAGGTGGTGATGGAGAAGCTGCTCCAGGGGCTGGTGGAGACCGGCTCCGAGCACGCGGTGATCGACATCACCGGCGTGCCGGCCGTCGACACCCAGGTGGCGCAGCACCTGCTCAAGGCGGTGGTGGCGGCCCGCCTGATGGGCGCCGAGTGCGTCATCTCCGGCATCCGCCCGCAGATCGCCCACACCATCGTCACCCTCGGCATCGAGTTCGGCGACATCGTCACCAAGTCCTCGCTGGCCGACGCCCTCGCCTACGCGCTGCGCAAGAGCGGGGTGCAGGTCACGCAGCGGGCCGACAAGCACGTCGTGGTCGGGCTGGAGCGAGCCTGA
- a CDS encoding DUF3592 domain-containing protein — protein sequence MSSGMWLPLAIAGVTMLITAGVWVPFAVTAWGGRRLLATGVPAQAVVESVSDTGMSVDERPVARFVLAVRAADGEVYRVTHRQSLPRVPAGILAPGAVLPVKVDRQRRERVRIDWAAWRPAPVAYPAPYPYNVPR from the coding sequence GTGAGCTCGGGAATGTGGCTGCCCCTGGCGATCGCAGGTGTGACGATGCTCATCACGGCCGGGGTCTGGGTGCCGTTCGCCGTCACCGCGTGGGGCGGGCGGCGGCTGCTCGCCACCGGCGTCCCCGCGCAGGCCGTCGTCGAGTCCGTGAGCGACACCGGCATGTCGGTCGACGAGCGGCCGGTGGCGCGCTTCGTGCTCGCCGTGCGCGCCGCCGACGGCGAGGTCTACCGGGTCACGCACCGGCAGTCGCTGCCGCGCGTCCCGGCGGGGATCCTCGCGCCCGGCGCGGTGCTGCCGGTCAAGGTCGACCGGCAGCGGCGCGAGCGCGTACGGATCGACTGGGCGGCCTGGCGGCCCGCGCCCGTCGCCTACCCGGCCCCCTACCCCTACAACGTGCCCCGGTAG
- a CDS encoding alpha-galactosidase yields the protein MSFLMLSAADVALLLDASGPGLPRVRHFGAAPGTDDGAELLPLLASLVPAPPLLPAQGDGWYGRPGLAGSRDGEHWPVRWTTAGVDVSAEPGRGGTVTVTAADERAGLALVSEVAMDAHGVVTLRHTVTNTAASAYRLAGLVCALPVPARADELLDFTGRWALEKVPQRRAFGHGVWSRENRRGRTGHDATGLLVAGGAGFGFRSGEVWAVHAGWSGDHVHYAERLQEGAALLGAGELPEPGEIVLRQGESYRTPLVYFTWSAEGLDGASARLHDHLRAARPLPVRPVTLNNWEATYFDHGLDRLLELAGRAAAAGVERFVLDDGWFRHRRDDRAGLGDWYVDEGVWPAGLHPLAKRVRELGMQFGLWFEPEMVNPDSDLARAHPDWVLGHAGRLPPPHRNQQTLDLARPEVYAYLLERIDALIGEYALDYLKWDHNRDIAEPVHDGVSGVHAQTLAAYRLLDELRARHPGLEIESCSSGGARVDYGVLARTDRVWASDSNDALDRQAIQRWTGLLVPPERMGAHVGAPRDHITGRSLPLAFRAGTALFGHMGVEWDLTSASEAELEELAVWIALHKRLRPVLHAGRVVRADHPDPSALLHGVVLPERAVFGYAQLASRPESAPAPLRLPGLDPAARYEVRVAGPVPGSALMPWWASEPVRLPGAALAELGLPAPALQPASVVVIELERV from the coding sequence TTGTCCTTCCTGATGCTGTCCGCGGCGGATGTCGCCCTCCTGCTCGACGCCTCCGGCCCCGGCCTGCCCCGCGTCCGCCACTTCGGCGCCGCGCCCGGCACGGACGACGGGGCCGAGCTGCTTCCCCTGCTGGCGTCCCTGGTGCCGGCGCCGCCGCTGCTGCCCGCCCAGGGCGACGGCTGGTACGGCCGCCCCGGCCTCGCGGGCTCCCGCGACGGCGAGCACTGGCCGGTGCGCTGGACGACGGCAGGCGTGGACGTCTCGGCGGAGCCGGGCCGGGGCGGCACCGTGACGGTCACGGCCGCCGACGAGCGGGCGGGCCTGGCGCTGGTGAGCGAGGTGGCCATGGACGCCCACGGCGTGGTGACGCTGCGGCACACGGTGACGAACACGGCCGCCTCGGCGTACCGGCTGGCGGGCCTGGTGTGCGCGCTGCCGGTGCCGGCGCGGGCCGACGAGCTGCTGGACTTCACCGGGCGCTGGGCGCTGGAGAAGGTGCCGCAGCGGCGGGCGTTCGGGCACGGCGTGTGGAGCAGGGAGAACCGGCGCGGCAGGACCGGGCACGACGCGACCGGCCTGCTCGTGGCGGGCGGCGCGGGCTTCGGCTTCCGCTCCGGCGAGGTGTGGGCGGTGCACGCAGGCTGGAGCGGCGACCACGTCCACTACGCCGAGCGGCTGCAGGAGGGGGCGGCGCTGCTGGGGGCGGGCGAGCTGCCCGAGCCCGGCGAGATCGTCCTGCGGCAGGGCGAGAGCTACCGCACGCCGCTCGTCTACTTCACCTGGTCGGCGGAGGGCCTGGACGGGGCGAGCGCCCGGCTGCACGACCACCTGCGCGCCGCCCGGCCGCTGCCGGTCCGGCCGGTCACGCTCAACAACTGGGAGGCGACGTACTTCGACCACGGTCTGGACCGGCTGCTGGAGCTGGCCGGCCGGGCCGCGGCGGCCGGGGTCGAGCGGTTCGTGCTCGACGACGGCTGGTTCCGCCACCGCCGCGACGACCGGGCCGGGCTCGGCGACTGGTACGTCGACGAGGGCGTCTGGCCCGCCGGCCTGCACCCGCTGGCGAAGCGCGTGCGCGAGCTCGGCATGCAGTTCGGCCTGTGGTTCGAGCCGGAGATGGTCAACCCGGACTCCGACCTGGCCCGCGCCCACCCCGACTGGGTCCTCGGCCACGCCGGGCGCCTGCCGCCGCCGCACCGCAACCAGCAGACGCTCGACCTGGCCAGGCCCGAGGTGTACGCGTACCTGCTGGAGCGCATCGACGCGCTGATCGGCGAGTACGCCCTCGACTACCTCAAGTGGGACCACAACCGCGACATCGCCGAGCCCGTCCACGACGGGGTGTCGGGCGTGCACGCGCAGACCCTCGCGGCCTACCGCCTGCTGGACGAGCTGCGCGCCCGCCATCCGGGGCTGGAGATCGAGTCGTGCTCGTCGGGCGGCGCCCGCGTCGACTACGGGGTGCTGGCGCGTACCGACCGGGTGTGGGCCTCCGACAGCAACGACGCACTCGACCGGCAGGCGATCCAGCGCTGGACCGGGCTGCTGGTGCCGCCGGAGCGCATGGGGGCGCACGTCGGCGCGCCGCGCGACCACATCACCGGCCGGTCGCTGCCGCTGGCCTTCCGCGCGGGCACCGCCCTGTTCGGGCACATGGGCGTGGAGTGGGACCTCACCTCGGCGAGCGAGGCGGAGCTGGAGGAGCTGGCCGTCTGGATCGCGCTGCACAAGCGGCTGCGGCCGGTGCTGCACGCTGGGCGGGTGGTCCGCGCCGACCATCCGGACCCGTCGGCGCTGCTGCACGGCGTGGTGCTGCCGGAGCGGGCGGTGTTCGGCTACGCGCAGCTCGCCTCGCGGCCGGAGTCGGCCCCCGCGCCGCTGCGGCTGCCGGGCCTGGACCCGGCCGCCCGCTACGAGGTGCGCGTGGCCGGTCCGGTGCCCGGCTCGGCGCTCATGCCGTGGTGGGCGAGTGAGCCGGTGCGGCTGCCGGGGGCGGCGCTGGCCGAGCTGGGGCTGCCGGCCCCGGCGCTCCAGCCCGCCTCGGTGGTGGTGATCGAGCTGGAGCGGGTCTGA